Below is a window of Cydia strobilella chromosome 8, ilCydStro3.1, whole genome shotgun sequence DNA.
TTGAGAGATGTCGCATGGGTGAGGCGCTAAATGTCAGTTATGTAACTGGAACGCTGAACCCCAAGTACCtgatatgtatgtaaatttttgtacactttattgtacataagacaaaCTGCAAACACAAAAACGAAATGTATACATCACAATATTATATGGATTTATTTGTCGTGACCAGATCTTAGAATTTTATTAATCATTTCATATACCTAACAATTATTTCAAGTATGAGCATTTGGCCACATCATGAAACAGCCAAACCTAGCTTAACCATTATCATGGTTGTACAttgttttgcagaaaattgtttcatagaatgtaatgtATCGCAGATATTTTCATTTcacaaaaatcattttttttttttacaaagggtcgcagttctaacccaTCCTAACCTTTtacctaaaaagttaacggtttaaaaaaaaatctatgaaatgaaaattctgcgaaacattacattctatgaaacaattttctgtgaAAGAAGCGGACACCCATTAGCATAAAGTGATTAATTCTAGTGTAATTCCATGAAATGATCAAATTATATCGTCTGCTCACGATATCACATATGCATGGTCGTGATTTGATTGGTCGAGTGTTGACTAAGACGCAAATTAAGCGCTATCCACAACTGTGATGTGGTGTCCACAAGTTGTTGCTAAAACTGTGCtattgtcacagggcggacacgctatacatcaaaaatcactttcgTTTctatatgtgtgaacggcacgtctgtacacgcgtcgtgcgtcatagtgtaagttgctttaaaatagtactgagcggccgtcaatctgctgtcgcggggcgaggcaattcgaatcggggcggggcggtgcgtggccgttctgtatgataatactattacttattctgtgctattgtTCTACGTGTGTAAACAGTTCAAATTACTGGCTAGAATAGAGCCAGTTTTtttaactaataaatataacaaaccaccaccaaaaAACAATACTAGACGCGTGTTTCGCCTCTACGAGGCATCCTCAGAGGATGTTGACCATATACATAGCTATATATAgcatagctatatatatagctagATGAACTTTGACAAAGTTTTGCAGTAAAACAAGCTGGTTCTCCCCATACGATTTTTGTCAGTActatgttatattattataagtaaacTAGGtactttttcgtttttttttgcgccttttgtacagtcgagttcatgaATATGTACACAGTTCtgcaccttaatccattgcaataaggtgaaaaaatgtacacatatttatgaactcgactgtacaataCGGATGTCTACCgtctccaattctccctcaattgctcaaaggttaattGGAAGAGAACCATTAAAGCggtaagctcgcctttgtacgacgaatgttatttttttctgttttgttttgatttttgtacaatagtgtttctaagaacaaattaaattacattcttatgaaaatattttaatttgtgttcatacaagtagtcacactactattaatGAATTACTCCTACTAcactactattattattattttactattatttcgttaataaagtgttttattactaccatagagtaacttatactagagcggtactgtcatagtaaattttgtaaccccagtaaattcactgccatctgtcgacacactttaaaactaaaaatgaagatttataaaaatacgatagaatgtatttaaatatagataaatgattttttttatttgcattaattatttttatgattttgacccatgttcttttactgatatgcgtttaaattgttaaacaacaaacgaaacggtcaacgccatctatacgactgtaggccaaaactagtagcgccctctgaacgagaatcaaattttcttgattttcgaggcacgttttttccttagactgtatccatctatcacggagttatatctatctttgctactactACTCCTACTTAATACTACTTTCGTCACATCTGTCATCCTTATAAATTTCTACTTTTTGATTGGTGTTTCTCGATAAACGACTGTCATCTTAGCTTGgccttaaaacaataaaatagcaacgtgaaattaaaacataaaaacaaaaactttattAACAGCCAGGTTATACAGGGGATTAGCTAACTTAAGCAGGTTGAGGGATGTGGGCGCCCTGGGGCTGGAAGCCGTTCTCGTCGGCGACGTATGTGACGGAGTACGTGACGCCATCTTGCCCGACGTAGGAGAACTGTCCGCGGACTTGGATGGCCTCGTTATCGGTGCCGACGTTCTGCAGCTGCCCTTGCTCCTCTTGCTTAATGCCGTTTGAGGTTTCGACTctgtgaaaaagaaaaaataattgaagagggattaattgaattgaactaTTTTAAGTATGAGCGTTAAGGATCAATCTAACCAGAACGGTTTGGATCTAGGCCGAAGCGTCCGATACTTCCCGATCCCCCGGATAGAAAACTAAGTGTGTCATCGTTTTTGTGGTCCCACACtggctgttataaaatgttatataacattgtgTGACAGGGATAATATAATATTCTATTCTGTCACACAATGTTATTAAAGAGCCAGTGTAGGACCACCAAAGGACTGCTTTGATTCATGAATAACTATAAAtattttcgtcgggtagtcacagaaatctctgttttgacatgttgctgggacgtcagttagccgcgaccacgaccagtgaaagcTGTGTCGGAGTTGCTtgacgaccgccatcttggcgacatcgagtcgggattattttttttcccctcactagctcggaaagttgtcgtttatccttcaatacaagcggggaaaaacgcgttttatccactagtggggaaagtaatttgaccttggatgaagcgtgtagcttgacagataacaaaacgtaaaacgctcatgataatggttcgttcgatattcattatcattaaataaatggtttgagaatctaataaaaaataccaaatttagctttatttaatgatttaagtcataaaccttaaaattccataagaaacgtttgttttttttataatgatgttaaatataattctgaacgcacaagttgaatcgatgcaatttcaaaacgcatcgttgacatttcatacatcagaaaagtcaacattgtcaacaaattttttacttaaaaccttttatcatcgactcgcgtaaaaatacacaacttccagagttttctgttataatatcgtaaagaaataagtgattccagtgatgaagatcatctaacgcctgtggatgttgcactttcctcgctatagtgaggtgaaaagttttgtgctacacacgggcgcaaatgtattttacttctcgtgtgtttaaacactcgctacgctcaggattctattttagaaccactcgcttcgctcgtggttcatctatagaatcctttcgcttgctcgtgtttcaattccacactcgcgggtaaaatacaactttgcacccttgtataacaaataactattgtttttgctcattaacgttgtttgaagtgtaatactgatagcttattatgcagtaaactaatgaagacgtgtgcggataatgaagaattaatctagatacgagtttatccaccgttttggcgtcaacgccaagtagctccacgtggcccttgtatagtcgctatcgctatacaagagctcataatatcacaactaccaaacaacgtcgtgctctaagagcatttggaatttctacctctaaccgtatctggatagagccctagaggccataattgtattatttatacttttaccgtacactggctgatttacatcaagattgaagaaatataactcgatcccacgtggatcccactttgacattggcgaaatcatcgacagtatcgatgtagccattctacataaagattgattgattgaaagctgtgtcgaaacgtcagtaaataaagataacaaaataaattcgcgatagacccgattgtattatgtgatttaatatgtgttcatgAACAGGTATCGAGGCAACTGAATAATTCTTACGCATAGCTATAGCCACCAACTCCGATGGTTGTTCAGCTCGCTGCGCAGGACCTGatattgtaattttgtaattgtagaacaaattaaattactttctatgaaaatatttatatagtgtctctgtttggccctatggttgactggtagagaatgccatttggcattaagtccgccatttgtacattgttgtatatattttgtgcaataaagtttaaataaataaaaaaccggtcaagtgcgagtcggactcgcgttccaagggttccgtacataacacaaattaaacaatgtatttttttatgtgaaacgtgagtgaaatgtctttaaaaaacccgtaggggtcggatcaaaaactaagtaattaagtccgactcacgcttgactgcacagttttaataggttttcctgcaatctataggtaaagatctattttgtgtattttttttttcaaaatttttgacccagtaatttcggagataaagggggggaatggtcattttttgcttattttcttgaataacttctaaactatttatcctaaaattataaaaaaatatatatttaggattctcacaatgagctctttcatttaatatgtaacacgatacagtttgaaaaactttattttttaattttgtcatttaccccccaaaagaaactttattttttaattttgtcatttaccccccaaaagtggcccccgtgtttaaaattcatttgtttacgttacatggccgtctttgggtcacaaacttacatatgtataccaaatttcaacttaattggtccactagtttcggagaaaataggctgtgacagacggacagacagacagacgcacgagtgatcc
It encodes the following:
- the LOC134743303 gene encoding flexible cuticle protein 12-like isoform X1 — protein: MKSFIVFALIVAAVAAAPQRSADADAQILRSDLSNIGVDSYQYVVETSNGIKQEEQGQLQNVGTDNEAIQVRGQFSYVGQDGVTYSVTYVADENGFQPQGAHIPQPA